From the Syntrophorhabdaceae bacterium genome, one window contains:
- a CDS encoding IclR family transcriptional regulator: LGKTIFLGILDNDEVLYVDKREDPRNPISFTSKIGTRRPPYWGLLGPVLMAYLPDSEVKRLLQKSPLTATTKKSITSREEFAKLLALVRERGYEVDMETALEGIGGVAAPIRDFTGKVIAAIGVAFIASSVVSKDLKNMIKEVTAAAFAISREMGYTGETR; encoded by the coding sequence GCTCGGCAAAACAATATTCCTCGGGATACTCGACAATGACGAAGTCCTCTACGTTGACAAAAGGGAAGATCCGCGAAATCCGATCAGTTTCACCTCAAAGATCGGCACACGGCGGCCTCCCTATTGGGGGCTGCTTGGGCCGGTACTCATGGCATACCTGCCTGATAGCGAAGTAAAAAGACTGTTGCAAAAAAGCCCGCTCACAGCCACGACCAAGAAATCGATCACAAGCAGAGAAGAGTTTGCCAAGCTGCTCGCACTCGTGCGAGAGCGAGGTTACGAAGTGGATATGGAGACAGCGCTAGAAGGCATCGGGGGAGTAGCGGCCCCGATCCGTGATTTTACCGGAAAGGTCATAGCGGCCATCGGCGTCGCCTTCATCGCTTCGTCGGTAGTCTCCAAGGACCTCAAGAACATGATCAAGGAGGTTACGGCAGCGGCTTTTGCCATCTCCAGGGAAATGGGGTATACGGGGGAAACAAGGTAA